The following nucleotide sequence is from Apium graveolens cultivar Ventura chromosome 4, ASM990537v1, whole genome shotgun sequence.
TTTTACTTCTCGTTCCCTGCCATTTTACTTCTCGTTCCCCTGCCCCAAACGGGGAACGGGGATCCCCGCGGGGAATTTaggtatttttttttatttttttcgtttaataaaaattaaattttaaataatatttttcaataaaaattCGCATAGTAAATCATAATATATAGATTatcttttaaatttaattttaatgtttaaccttaatttgaattaatatttatttctagtataataataaacaaaattaacattattataatgaaataatatcccgataaattaatttaaatcatATAGGGGATAAGAAattgaaaataataatatattttatatatttcaatatttatttgagatatctatatatatacaatattatttttatttaaaataagattcggggtcggggatcggGGCGGAGAGACACTAATCTCCTCCCCCTCCCCGATCCCCGAATTTTTTACACATATCTCCCCAATCCCCGCCCTGTACCCAAAAAATCCCCGATTCCCCACCCCATTCGGGGTGGTGATCGGATCGGGGTCGAACGGGGCGGGGGAAATGCCCATCCCTAATTCGCAAATAAGATTTTCGGATccgtttatttatttatttatttatttatttataataaaagtctttttaatattgaaaattatacgatgtcttgaaattaaaaactaaataacaaaattataatatttaaaggTTAGAATACAAAACTGCAATATAATACTTAAAGTTTAAACACAAATATACTAATcaaaattttacaaaaaaaattgtCATGGTTTTTCGAATTCGGGAAAGACAAAATGAAACGAGACACCGTGATGTAAGTAGCTTGATACATTTtcattttgtaaaaaaaaaatcacaaattaaaaaaaaaagtgcaaacatgggagtaggcatagcaagcttacaattaacagacaaatgactAACACTACCACaattaacacatatttttcttggtgcatatttatcaggtgtgtagtttttatgtttgttaatccctaccttctcatttctattgttttttcttttagcttttgttttaacctcaatcttttcacgtCTGTCAgttcaattgcttgatagacatatgaccaacattaactttcttttcttttctaacttgactagattctcctggaacaaaatttttagaaactgatccatatttctcattcaatttaactaacttagcttTGCTAATTGGTTTACTTACAACCGAcagatgtggctcattgtctctTGACGGAtattccttttgattatccgacggatgataatcatccgtcgagtccacatctgtaaagagtccttcaaccagattggaatcaaacTTTtatttgctctttttccaggctgcatcccaaaaggattctataccttgaactttagtaatttgagcatgaacatctctatatgatttccatgctttaattacttcatgttcttgCTCAAGCtgcttccttaaaatctcttctttctttaaggatctgttagttcatccttagcaaccttgcattctaatttcaatttttcaaactcaataaattgagtctctagcacattgtttctttcacttaaaaaacatattattctctttgattTTATTGTtttttagtgagagacttgagtgtaacacgtaggtgatataattcagtagacatgtcatttattgcatcattaccctcagctttagacaaatgagctaggttggttgtgatctttacactctttgtacttcaagagtttgctctgataccaattgttattccctaacaatacaacaagaattacagaagggggttgaatgtaattctggcttatttttttgagattttataagtgttctaacttagtatatataactgtgtttgatttgcagtaatgcggaatggaagaataatagaaatcaaaacactaagtaataaaacacaaagttttaaaattttctagtggatttgaatgtatccaccagatatatatatatatatatatatatatatatcagattgagaactctgtgatgctttgaatagctcacagttgctttacaagtgaacaaacaaactacagagaaattcttaacaagtacAGTTTTATATATCTTCCTGAAAAAAGTgattgcttagttagttgttctacttgctacacttggtttatatatcaccaagttacatgacaataaaaaaagataataaaacaaaataaatctaATCCAATATCATGCttctacattactctatccagcatctttgaatatcttcacatttgcatggaaatggtaatgcttctttgttctcaaaatcctgcttaacaggctgtcacattccttttgtaaacatccgacgcatgtgactgttgTTAAAGTAATTCCACAGAATCAGCACAACATTTAAATCACAAATCTTATCTTAGTTATATTCAAATACAGCTATAGTTTAGGATCAGTTTTGATTCTATAATTACCTCAGTTTATAGGCTTGTAATATCTCCTGTAATATTGCCTCTAATTATTCCTGTAGCCTGCTATATAATGTACTGATTATACATCAATTAGAAATAACAAAAATACATTTTCTACATGGTATCAGCCTAGGTTTAGGATCGTACAATCttatcttcttcttttttttcccCTCAGCATCATCTCTCTAATTCTCTTCCATGGCttctgcattttcttcatcaGTTTCTTTTCCTTCTCAAAACACTTCCCAGTTCACCAAACTTACAGAAACAAATTACCTAATTTGGCTAAGACAAATCAAGCCTTATCTTCATGGTGCCAAATTATGGGGATACGTTGATGGCTCCATACCAAAACCATCTCAGACCATCATGACTGCTGCCACTCAAACTGAAATCGGCAACAGAAATTCCCAACCCAAAATATGAGGATTGGTTCACTGTAGATCAACAAATAGTCAGTCTTATCACTACCTCTCCTGTCAGAAAGTGTCTCACAACTCACAATTGGGTTTGACACCTCAAAAGAAATTTGGGACTGCCTAGCTAGCCACTTCTCACAAAGTTCTGCCGCTAGTGCTTCCAGTCTCAAGCTTCAACTACTTGAGCTCAATAAAGGCCCTCAGACCATTGATGATTACCTTCGTCATGCTAAGTCACTTGTAGATCAGTTAGCAGCCATTAAAAAGCCAGTCTCTGATGAAGATTTAGTACTAGCAACACTTCATGGACTTGGATCAGACTATCTCATGCTCCGAACGgctctctcccaaaactcttcTCTCCCCAGTTTTACTGAGCTACGCGCTCGCATCTTAGCCTTCGATGCCCAACTACCACATCACCAAGAAGAAAGAACAACAACAGCTCTTTTTCATGGTACCAATACTCGTCGTGACAATTATGCTCAAAATGGATGAAACAATAACTCAAATAGTCGAAACTTTAATCGATCTAAGCGGTACAATTTAGGGCGTACCTACCAGCAACAACAGAAGAATAATGTTCCATCACCACAATTCCATCAACCACAATTTCCTCTGTTTAGACCTTACTCACCACAAAGTTGGGCTCCTCGTACTCAACCATCTAATGGAATACTCGGCCAAGCTCCTAATTGGTGTTCCAATTGCCACACAAACCAGCATGGACATCAACAATACCCCCACAAGTTCTTAGGCCCACCTACATTTGCACCCTTCGCTGGAACTCATTTTGCTGTTGATCCAAATTGGTACCCAGATACTTGAGCGACCCATCATATGACGTCGATGCCTGTTAACAATCCTGAAGAGTACAGTGGCCCTCATAATGTTTATATGGGTAATGGGAACTCAATGCCTGTTTCCTATACTGGTAACCTGCCAATTTCTATTGGTTCTTCTCAATTTTCATTACAAAATGTCTTTCATATTCCTTCTCTTCGTAAAAATTTATTGTCTGTTGCTCGCTTTACTAAAGATAATCAAGTCTATTTCCTCTTTGCCCCTGATTTCTATCAAATCTATTGCTTACAATCTGGGCGTTTATTATTTCAGGGCCCCTGTAAAGACGGGTTATATCCACTTTAGTTTTCTCAAATCCCTTCCACTCCACAAGCTCTTGCTGTTATACACTCTTCCACTGTGGCACAATCGTCTTGGTCACCCATCAACTGATGTCTTGTCCCGTTTAAGTTCCAATATTGGTTCTAAAATTTCCTTTCGTACTTTTTATCGTGAATGTGCTTTAAGCAAGTCACACAAATTACCTTTCGAATCAAATCAGTCTTATGCTGATTCTCCTTTTCATGTAATTCATAGTGATGTTTGGTGTTCATCTACTCCATCTAATTGTGGATTTAAATATTATGTTCTCTTTACTGATGAATTTTCTCGTTATTCATGGATTTATCCAATGCATCGGAAAAATGAAGTTCTCTCTCATTTTAAGAAATTGGTTGCGAAAATACAAAATCTTTTTGGCATCACCATAAAATTGCTCcagagtgataatggaactgaatatGTTAATCACGAATTCACCTAATATTGCAGCTCTTTAGGAATTCAACAACGATTCTCATGTCTTCacactcctcaacaaaatgggttAGCCGGAAGAAAGCATCGCCATATTGCAACCATGACTCGTAACCTCCTTCTTACCTCTGGTGCTCCACATAAACTTTGGGTTGAAGCGGTTCTAACATCTGTGTATCTTATAAATCTCCTGCCTACCTCTGTCTTAAATTGGGACACTCCACATCATCATCTTTACGATAGTCATCCTACATATTATGCCCTTCGAGTCTTTGGGTGCTCTTGCTTTCCATATCTTGGTCACTATATCTCTGACAAATTATCGAGTCGGAGTATTGAATGTGTCTTCGTAGGATATAGTCATCAACACAAGGGTTATAGATGTCTTGATCCTGAGACGGGTCGCCTTTATGTGTCTAGGCATGTCATTTTTAACGAAACATGTTTTCCTTACAAAAACATGCAGGTACCAGCACCTGGTCCATTGGAATTTGCTCTTTTACCAAGTCCAACCTCCTTTTTGAGGCCATTGAAAGAATCAGCACAAGTTGGGAGCATTATTAATGAATCATCTCAACCCTTTCATGAGACTGCAATACCGTCATCTACCAACCCTCCGGCAGAAAATCAGGCACCAGCTTCTACTAATCCACCACCTGTACTCACGTACCATCGTCGTAATAAAGCTGCTCCAAATATTCAAACGTCAGTGAATCAAGAACCCATGACGACACCTGAATCAGCCCCGACAGGAAGAGCACTTACCCATCCCTACTCCACCTGCTAGACATTCAATGATCACCCGTTCTAGAGATGGGACTGCTTCCACAAAATAAAATAcatgttacaagtacaaaacaTCCTCCTCCTCACGCTCTTCTTACTGTCGTTAAAAATTCTGAACCAACCTGCTATACAGAGGCTTCCAAACATGAGGTCTGGCGCAACGCTATGACAGAGGAAATCAACGCGTTATTAAAGAATCAAACTTGGACTCTTGTGCCTCTAGCACCATCTCAAAACAAAGTTGGTTGTAAATGGGTATTCCGCACCAAGCGCAATCCAGATGGCACAATCGAAAGACATAAAGCTCGACTTGTTGCTAAAGGATTCCATCAACAACATGGCATTGATTACGAAGAAACGTTCAGCCCAGTTATCAAACCTGTCACCATAAGGACTGTTCTCAGCCTTGCAGTTTCTCGATGATGGGCGCTTCGACAACTAGATGTCAAAAATGCATTCCTACATGGATTTCTACATGAGGATGTTTACATGGCTCAACCCCCTGGGTTTGTCGATCCATCTAGACCCAACTATGTTTGCAAGCTTCTCAAAGCACTCTACGGCCTCAAACAGGCTCCGCGTGCTTGGTTTCGCCGTATGAAATCTTTTCTCAAATATGCTGGTTTTGTTCAGAGTTTAGCTGATCCCTCTCTCTTTATTTTTCGTCATAACAATCACACGATCTATTTTTTGCTATATGTCGATGACATTGTGATTACGGTCAGCGATAATAAACTTGTTGAACAATTTATCCACGTACTTGGTCGTGATTTTGACATCAAAGATCTAGGTCCCTTGCATTattttcttggcttacaagtaACATACCACAAAGACAGTCTTCATATAGGCCAACCTAAGTATGCTCATGATCTTCTAGTCAAGCACGACATGCTCTACTCTAAACCAATCAGTACTCCCCTGTCAGCAAAAACAACTCTTAGTTCTGGTGATGGTGAAATACTTCCGGATCCTAGAGCTTTCAGAGAAATTGTTGATTCCCTCCAGTATTTGATGATAACTCGTCCGGATATTGCCTATGCAGTCAACTCAATCTCTCAATACATGAGTCATCCCCGCACCTCACATTTACAAGCTGCAAAACGCATACTTCGATACATTAAGGGTACACTTGATCAAGGCATGTTCTTTCGTCCACAACGACAACCAACACAACTCTGCGCCTACTCTGATGCAGATTGGGCAGGCTGTCCAGAGACCCGCAGATCAACCTCAGGATATCTTTGTTATATCGGTAATAATCTGGTCTCTTGGTGTTCTAAAAAGCAGCCTACAATTGCCCGATCAAGCGCCGAATCCGAATATAGAGCGCTTTCACATGCTAGTGCAGAAACTACCTGGTTAGCTTTCTTGTTATACGAGCTTGGAACTCGACTGCAGTTTTCCTATCCTTCTTCATTGTGATAATTTAAGTGCTACATACATGGCATCTAACCCTGTATTTCATGCCCGTACAAAACACATTGAACTAGATTACCATTTTGTTCGAGAGAAAGTTGCTCTTGGTAGTCATCGTGTATGTTACATCCCATATGTTGATCATCCAGCTGACCTCCTTACTAAGCCTCTTCATAAGCACCGGCATTCCCTTCTCACTCACAAACTTGTCCATCGAGGATCGTCCAGTTTGCGGGAGGGTGTTAAAGTAATTCCACAGAATCAGCACAACATTTAAATCACAGATCTTATCTCAGTTATATTCAAATACAGCTATAGTTTAGGATCAGTTTTGATTCTATAATTACCTCAGTTTATAGGCTTGTAATATCTCCTGTAATATTGCCTTCTAATTATTCCTGTAACCTGCTATATAATGTACTGATTATACATCAATTAGAAATAACAAAAATACATTTTCTAcaactgtgttgtcactatcaacatctattttgaatatgatcatccgtcgggactatgttggtcatccttcgggagtcttgttgattatccgttgggAACTTTggttatcatccgtcgggagtctttgtAGATTATCCATTAGGAGTCTttttgtcacttgactctatatcacttgtacagaattacaaggcatcttatatttagaattagccaacctattatgTACATCAGTCTAGTAGTCATCATAATTTAcagaatcctacaacatctactcaactaaaacatgttgtttgcagaaaagtgctacaatatttattgttacataagctacattctcgatggatgttcagttgtcatccgtcgggactataaaattcatccgtcgggactatattagaacatctgtcgagagctacaaatttcactaagttaaatctactaagatattttgtttaacttatcatcaagttcacaacatattcctaacaatatatatatatatatatatatatattctaccGGATCGGGTTATTAACAGATGAGATCGTCTTGAATTAATATCTGCTTAATTTATTATAGAATTTTTTCCCATCAAATCAAAATTCAGATCAAATTTTTATATATCGATCCATATAAGAAGGTATCAGATCGAACCGAATTGGGTTAGAGCTATCGTACTATCTAAATGAACAATATACTCCATTAATTGTAATGATGAAGAATATCAATTATGATTTTTTGCGAAATTCACTAAAGTACCatttgattttgaaagttagaatttttaaatattaattatgttaaaaaaatatatcattttattattaaaataatggCGTCATGTAAAATACCGATCTGGGGAGGTTTAGACCTATTTTCAAGTCTTGTAAAATGATTCTTCATTAATGATGTTGGTTGTCAAGTATCTTCGTACGTGATAATTAGTGATCAAACTTCTGTTTAAGCAAATATTTAATTAACTTTGAGAGTGATTATGCGAAGCGTTTACATGGAAGTGAATATATATGTTTTTAGCTTTTACATTAGTAGATACAAGGTTTAAAGTTTCCTTGTATCTTTTTTTGAATTTTGAGCTTCTTTTGAAATATAATTGAGTTGTTATGATCTTCTTTTTTATGACTTGCCGTCAAATTGACTACAAGAGTAATATATTTTTGTATCCATTATTATAAACACGATCTTGGTTTATTAAGGTAAAACAATACCTGGAGGCTGTATATCAGGATTCACCCTCCATCTTAGGGACTGTACAAAGTGACTGATAAGTATCATTATATCCCATTTGCTAATTGTTTCTTGGTTGATAATATAATATGTGATGGTCGTTGGGATATCAAGCCATATCCGTAGGGTTTATGTGCCATCACCGGAAGTGTTTTCATTTTGTTGATCTTTGTTGTCCTTTTAGTCTTTAGCCTTCCCCTCTTTTTGTTACCTTCCTTTGTTTTTTCCCTTTTTCCTCCTTTTCTGGAAGAGCTTCCACCTCTTCCCTTATGTAGCCACCTTGCAGAGTTATACATCAATAGTTAGGATGCGTCATATAAAAGAGAGTAAGGTGGCATATTTTCCAGGTTTTCAAGGATGACTGATTCTTTTCCTTGTGACACGTGTCCATCAGTTTAGTTGGTGAGACCGAAGATGCAGCATGCGGAAAATGTGTGGCGTGTTTTGTCCCCAGATGAAGCCTCCTAGGAGGGAAAATTAGTTGTAATCTTTAGATTACAAGAATATAAGTAAACAAAGTGAAGATGAATGATGGTGCTAGACTTGTAAGCGAACCTGTGAACTTCTTGCATTTCTTTAAGGAGAACATAGGAGCATCGAAGACATGATTCTTTTCCAGTTGGGGTTATGTTGGACCTGGTATATATAGCGGCTTATAGCTGCTCTGGTTATAGCAATCCGGTGTATGTTTTGCTAGGATCATCAACAACAGGAGCGGCAATGTCTAGGCCTGATCATAATTCTTTTCTTTAGAATGAGATGACCATTCTTTTGAAGTCGTAATCATATGAACATTTAGACCTTTAGGTCGAAAGAACCTTACACTTACAGTTTAGGTCGTAGGTCGGGAAAATATATTTACAACAATATTACAGGCTTTGaacttctatctcttttgggTTTATATTTTACCCTGACTGTAGGTTGCCCTATTGTTACAAGTAGCCATAAACATGACTGATATAAAGAATATATCTAATTACAACATTCTACAGTAGCCATACACTTGATATATAAGTAATAAAAATTAACTTGAGATGTGACAAATCCAATAAATTTAAGGAAAACTAGTTACAATCATGTGTAAACGAACAATGAGACATGTTAGTGGATTATGAAAAACCAATATTTTAATTGGGAGACAAATTCAAACCGTAGCCACATGCAAAATAGGTCGTAAGGAGCTACATATATTGGTTCAATGCTGAATTTGATGTCTTCCCATCAATCTTTTTTCTAGCGGCAGAAATGAGAGAaacttaaaataaagaaaatgAAAAGCATAATAAGACACAACAGAGGACTTAGAATGAACATGTGCAATGATATAAGGCTAGCTGGTATAGTAATGTAAATGTATGATGATGGATAATCGACTACTAGTGCAGAACAAGTGTAGAAAATGAAAATGATGAACACATGGTAAAAAGAGAGCCGGGAGAAAGTCACATGCCATCCCCTTTCACAAACACAaaacttgatacttttattagGCTCTTTTTGCCTACCAAGTACGCACAGAAAATACACTTGATATGGCAAAGGCCGGAGTCACATACACAAGCAATAATCATGATATTATAAATAATAGTCCTGATATATTCTTCTCTACGTATATTCTCAATCTCTCTTAATTACTATATATACTTTTACTTTTAAACATAATCACCACTTAATAAAACCACTCAATACTCATCCAATCTTCTTTACCGCAAAGAAATCACAAAATTACGAAACAAGGCTATGTCACACTCTTCTTCTGTATGAGTATGATGTTGTTAGGTAGAAAAGTGATCTCTAAGTGGTATCACACACTAGCAGAACTGTTCTTGACGTTGTAGTAGAATGCTAAGTATATCCGTCTGAAAAATATACAGTCGCCGGCAGCGGCGCCGCATGATGGCCGTTGGGATATCAAGCCATATCCGTAGGGTTTACGTGCCATCAACGAAAGTGTTGTCCTTTTGTTAGTCTTTGTTGTCCTTTTAGTCTTTAGCCTTCCCCTCTTTTTGTTACTTTCCTTTATTTTTCCATTTTTCATCCTTTCCTGAAGAGCTGCAACCTCTTCCCTTATGTAGCAATCTTGCAGAGCTATACATCAATAGCTAGGATGAGTCATATAAAAGAGAGTAAGGTGACATTTTTTTCAGGTTTTCAGGGATGACTGCTTCTTTTCCTTGTGACACGTGTCCAGCAGCTTAGTTGGTGAGACCGAAAATGCAGCCTGCAGAAAATGGGTGACGTGTTTTGTCCCCAGGGTGAAGCCTCCTAGGGGGAGTTGTATAGTCGTAGGCCAAAGATTCCGTAGGCTATCAATATGTTTTTCCGTGAATCATATTTACATGTTATGATTTATAATACAAATAGTACATGACATTTGAAACATATATGTATTCGAATAATCGTCAATAAAATGATTGAATATGAATATCAAAAGGTAATAGTTAAGAATGATAGGGTGATGAAATTATGTCGCGGAGGGATGGCGACAACAAGGAATGAACATCATCTTAAAGGCGATGACGATAAGTGATCGAGATTGGTCACACTTAGCAAGGGAGGCCGGTAATTGTTAAAGATGATATTTGAAAGTGTTGTGATAGCTATATATATTATCGAATATCCAATTATATCCAATCATTTATTCAGATCTATAATATCTACGTTTACATTTATAACattcaaatatatttttttatatgtaATATTTGCGTATTATTTTACAACGTTTAAATCGAATCCTGTCATATATTTAATTATATCCAATTATTTATCAAATATAAATCAACATTTTATTAAGTGATgaacatatttttttttattatagaAAAACATCATTCACTAAAAATTTAAAATACTACTAGAATTATAAACCTACAAAATTCCATTCCAAGTTGAATAGAGTTGGTGTTCTACTAGTTTAATAAATCAAAGATTTGTTTAGATCTTTCCCGAGTCTCTTCACCCCCACAGGCCACACTACATCCTCCCCACATCAGCACGTCCTCTACACTTCGGAAAACCCTCGCCAAaatcatctctctctctctctctctgcacaTACACAAGCATCAATTAAGATGGGCGTGGATTACTACAACATACTCAAAGTCAATCGCAATGCCACCGTGGACGACCTAAAAAAAGCTTATCGTAGACTAGCTATGATCTGGCACCCGGATAAAAACCCGACCCATCAACGCACCGAAGCGGAGGCCAAATTCAAGAACATTTCCGAAGCTTATGATGTTCTAAGTGATCCCCAAAAGCGCCAGATCTATGATCTTTACGGCGAAGAAGCCCTCAAATCTGGCCAAGTTCCACCTCCTCCGCCTGCTAGTCGAGCCGCCAATTCGGGTTCGTATTCGAATAATTACTATCATCAGAAACACCCTAATCCTAATTTTAGGTTTAATCCGAGAAATGCTGATGATATTTATGCTGAAATATTTCCCGGGGAGAGTGGAAATGGGGCTAGTGGGTCTAGTGGAGCCAGGAGTAGAGTGTATAAAGATGGGATTTTTCAGGGGAATAATGCCGAATTTGGGGGTTCCAGTGGAGGGTTGAAGAAAGCTGCTGCGGTTGAGAATTTGTTGCCTTGTAGCCTGGAGGATCTTTATAAGGGGGCTAAGAAGAAAATGAAGATTTCGCGGACTATTGTTGATGCTTCAAGGTATGGTTTCGAGTTTTTGGAGGTTAAAGTTTGGGTTTTATTGTTTGATGATGTGTGATCATTTACTTATTTATGTATGAAATTTGATTATGTTTTGATTATATTTATATCTGGAACGTGTAATTGATGTAAGTATTTCTGATTA
It contains:
- the LOC141717695 gene encoding uncharacterized protein LOC141717695 — encoded protein: MGVDYYNILKVNRNATVDDLKKAYRRLAMIWHPDKNPTHQRTEAEAKFKNISEAYDVLSDPQKRQIYDLYGEEALKSGQVPPPPPASRAANSGSYSNNYYHQKHPNPNFRFNPRNADDIYAEIFPGESGNGASGSSGARSRVYKDGIFQGNNAEFGGSSGGLKKAAAVENLLPCSLEDLYKGAKKKMKISRTIVDASRTRNVEEILTIDIKPGWKKGTKVTFPEKGNQELGVVAADLIFVIDEKPHAVYTRDGNDLIMNQEVSLLESLTGKILEITTLDGRIVPVPVTDIIKPGHELVVRNEGMPISKDPRKKGNLKIKFDVKYPSRLTAEQKSELKRVLGGSL
- the LOC141718301 gene encoding putative mitochondrial protein AtMg00820 — protein: MGLLPQNKIHVTSTKHPPPHALLTVVKNSEPTCYTEASKHEVWRNAMTEEINALLKNQTWTLVPLAPSQNKVGCKWVFRTKRNPDGTIERHKARLVAKGFHQQHGIDYEETFSPVIKPVTIRTVLSLAVSR